The window AATCAATTAAATAATCAATTAGCCGTCTGTGACTCTTCTTCTTCGTTGGTGCCCCTCAGGTGTACGAGGCGATCGACGGTCGAGACGGATCGTTCTGCTCCGAGCTGCTGTCGTTCAAACACCCTCATGTTGCTAACCCTCGtctacaggtacacacacacacacacacacacacacacacacacacacacacacacacacacacacacacacacacacacacacgtgttcaTTCATGTCATTGataaacctttttttaaatgattttaatatatattatccccttttattttatatttgaattctTAATCTTATTCAGTATTTTAATATATTGTATTCCCTCAGTTATTttatatattgtgtgtgtgtgtgtgtgtgtgtgtgtgtgtgtgtgtgtgtgtgtgtgtgtgtgtcagttggCGAGTCCAGAGGAGAAGTGCCAGCAGCTTCTGGAGCCGCCATACGACGAGATGGTCGCCGCTCACCTCaggttgttattgttattattgtttacacgtaTCGCCCAAACTAGTTTAAGTAACGATGATATTAACTGTGTTCCAGATGCACCTACGCCGTCTCCAACCACGACTTCGTGGAGGCGTACAAGTTCCAGACGCTCGTCGTCCAATATCCTTcatccagacacacacacacacacacacacacacacacacacacacacacacacacacacacacacacacacacacacacacacacacacacacacacacacacacacactctctctctggtGAACAGTTGACCCTTGACCCCTCACGTCTTTCCTCAGAGCCTTTCAGTCCCACAAAGAGGAGAACTGGTGagtgttagcctagcttagcacaaacaCTGGGAGCAGAGGTAAACTGTTTGCATGCTctgacactgtgtgtgtgtgtgtgtgtgtgtgtgtgtgtgtgtgtgtgtgtgtgcctgtgtgtgtgtgtgtgtcagggcgcTGCCAGTGATGTTCGCCGTCACGCTGGATCTCAGGATCTTCGCCAACAACGTAAGAAATGATATAcgtcatttaaaaataatcacGGGAATGATATCAATATATTGACGTGTGTGTTATTAATGaattgaaatgtgtgtgtgcaggcggAGCAGCAGCTGCAGAAGAAGGGCAAAGGTCAGCCGGCGGAGATGCTGGAGAAGGCTGCAGAACAGCTGATGAGCTGCTTCAGAGTGTGTGCCAGCGACAagtcagtacacacacacacacacacacacacacacacacacacacacacacacacacacacacacacacactgcattttTCTGAGGCTTTTGTCCAAagagacttacaataagtgcgttcgaccaacaaggttgagcttgaggtgatgagcggacatccactgagagatgtcagctggacgagcagagatgcgagcgacgacctgggtctctgagcgggggaagggCAGGActcattgggtgtcgtcagcgtagcagtggtatgaaaaaccatgcgggctaatgacagatccgagcgagtttgtgtacaaggagaagaggaggggaccgagaacagagccctgagggacccctgtagttagttgacaagggtcggactcggaccctctccaagtaaccctgtaggtgcggtctttgaggtatgaggagggaaagtgcagagcctgaaacacacacacacagacacacacacacacacacacacacacacacacacacacacacacacacacacacacacagattgaaGTCTTGTATTGCCATGTGTAGATACAATAGAACAGACACATGTTTATATGCTCATCATTTCAAAAAGCTATTTAGATCTTGGCTTTTTATTCTGTCTTTCCATATTACATTTTTagagggcttttattttgaaatactaagtgtgtgtgtgtgtgtgtgtgtgtgtgtgtgtgtgtgtgtgtgtgtgtgtgtagccgtGCGGGGGTGGAGGACTCTAAGAAATGGGGGATGATGTTTCTGAGCAATCAGCTGTTCAAGATCTACTTCAAGGTACGTAAACGGCACCTGgtttacatttgtattaatagaataataaataataatatgttcTGTCTCCAGATCAATAAGCTGCACCTGTGCAAGCCTCTGATCCGGGCGATCGACAGCTCGAACCTGAAGAACGACTTCAGCCCCGCTCAGAAAGTCACATACAGATACTACACGGGGAGAAAGGCCATGTTCGATAGTGACTTCaaaccaggtacacacacacacacacacacacacacacacacacacacacacacacacacacacacacacacacacacacacacacacacacacacacacacacacacacacacacacacacacacacacacactgtagtaTCATAgagtaacgtgtgtgtgtgtgtgtgtgtgtgtgtgtagcggaGGAGTTCCTCTCCTATGCCTTCCATCACTGCCACCGCTCCAGCCAGAGGAACAAGAGGATGATCCTGATCTACCTGCTGCCCGTCAAGATGCTGCTGGTCTGTGTTcacattagcatgctagcactcagagctaacctgtgtgagagagtgtgtgtgaagagGCAGGAAGTCAGCTtgtggggagagagagagagagagagtccttgatgtggtttggaacaggaTGTGGGGTTGCTCGAGAACAACATCTTGttgtttctgttgtttcagGGTCACATGCCGACCCACCAGCTGCTCAGGAAGTATGACCTCATGCAGTTTGCAGACGTCACTAAGGGAGTGAGGTGagcagggggcggggcttagctGAACAGGAAGTGAGCTCAGTGTGCAGGTGATTGACAGGTGTGTGTTTCAGTGAGGggaacctgctgctgctgaacgaAGCTCTGAACAAACACGAGACGTTCTTCATCCGCTGCGGCATCTTCCTCATCCTCGAGAAGCTGAAGATCATCACCTACCGGAACCTGTTCAAGAAAGTGTGAGTACTTCTCTGTGGatacaagtaccaacagtatgtatatattatatatatacatacacagtgGGGCAAACACGTGTTTAGCCAGCCACCAGCTGTGCAGGTGCTCCCACTTCAGAAGACGAGGCCTGTGATGTTCCTCCTGGTTCTCTTCAACTAGAGACAGGGGGGgggaagaatccaggaaatcactttgaaggatttttaatgaatttatttttaatgatggaaaataagtatttggtcgaaaacaaaagttcatctcaatcctttgttattaccctttgttggcaacgaCAGAGGTCAAAGGTGTTCTGCAGTCTCCACCAGGTGTTCACTGGTGCTGGCACGTTGGCCCGTTCCTCCAGCAGACCTCCTCTAGAGCAgggatgctttggggctgtcgctgggcaacacggactttcaactccctccaaagactctctatggggttgagatctggagactggctaggccactccaggaccttgaaaatgcttcctacgaagccactccttcgttgcccgggcggtgtgtttgggatcattgtcatgctgaaagacccagccacgtttcatcttcaatgcccttgctgatggaaggaggttgtcactcaaaatctcacgacacatggccccattcatcctTTCCTctccacggatcagtcgtcctggtccctctgCAGAAAGCCCCACAGCCTGATGGTCCCAGCCCCATGTCTCACAGCAGGTGGTCTTTGGTcatctaaatcaggggtgtcaaactcaaggcccgggggccacatccggcccgcgacttcattttatgtggccccgcaagagcttgcaaagaatgtaatacgtttattatatgattaaatgccgctttacagaatcaggttgcccataaactacatgtcccacaatgcatctcgttttgtgacatgcgcactgaagagacttgcaattatttgctttcagacgtagttaattactaagtcattatcctatccgataataatccagttcagaggcaataatgtaatataacacattattttataagCTCTGAGAGGAGAAGGttcaggtctgtgagagccagacatcttgtttctTTGGAGGAGACCAAATACTTActttaccaattcattcattacaaatcctacaaagtgatttcctggattcttccccccccccctgtctctCAGAGTGAAGTGTACCAGGaggaacattacaggcctcatctttCTAAGTGGGAGAACCTGCACAGCTGGTGGCTGAACTCTTTGTTGCCCACTGTATTATattttcttaatatatattatttatgatATACTGATCAGGTACCTGCTGCTGAGGACCCACCAGCTGCCCCTGGCCTCCTTCCTGGTCTCTCTGCAGATGATGCAGCTGCAGGACGTTGATCTGGACGAAGTGCAGTGTATCCTCGCTAACCTCATTTAcatggtgacacacacacacacacacacacacacacacacacacacacacacacacacacacccctctaaCTCTTCGACAGCTTTTTTTCcatgttttttttacaatttcttTAAATAgtattatttttctttatatactggaattaaatgtaatgtataattaattataatatataaaacaatAAATGAATCGGATTTGTTATGTATTTAATCAAATATCAGTTTCACAATAAAAGGATATATTCAGTCTGAGGTGTTAGCGCGGCGCTAACAGTTAGcctgttcttcttctgtggtttcCCTCAGGGACACATCAAAGGTTACATCTCCCAGCAGCACCAGAAGCTCGTGGTCAGTAAACAGAACCCGTTTCCTGCTCTGTCCTCCATCTCATAGACTACGTTACCCACAATCCCCTCTGCTCTGTCCTCCATCTCATAGACTACGTTACCCACAATCCCCTCTGCTCAAACATTCTTTATTTTGTACCGGAAACCTTTTAATGTTGAATAAAAACTGAATCTGTTTGTAGAGCGCGTCCCGTCTCTCATTATTAACACTGGAGCTGGTGCATTGTGGGTATTGTAGTCTTTACTGGGCATTTATCATCTGTAGTGGAATATTTAAAATTAAAAAGTGACAATATTTCAAGAAAACGTCAACAATTCGGGGGAAAGTGTTAATATTCGAGGATAACGTGTCTCAGGGTTTCTCGGGGTACTGCAGGACCTGAGAGGTCATGTGACCCTGAGAGGTCACGTGACCCTCGCTGGCCTCCAGCCGGGTCCGGATCCAGCTCAGGTACCGGGACAGTTTGGTGAACACCAGCCCGTCCCCACATGATGATGTCATCAGCAGCCCGGTGAGGAACGCCGTCCCGCGCTCCACCGTAGCAACCGGCGCCCCCGGCAACAAGCCCGAACACCGCCAGGCGCCATTCTGGGTCCTGTGCCCGGTTTCTGATCCAATCAGAGTCCGGTCTGCTCCATGGGGGGTTCGGTTGTGGTCCTGGTTGTGGTTTTGATGGTGGTCTTGTTGGTGGTCCTGTTGGTGGTCCTGTTGGTGGTCCTGTTGGTGGTCCTGTTGGTGGTCTTGTTGGTGGTCTTGTTGGTGGTCCTGTTGGTGGTCCTGTTGGTGGTCTTGATGGTGGTCTTGATGGTGGTCTTGTTGGTGGTCCTGTTGGTGGTCCTGTTGGTGGTCCTGTTGGTGGTCCTGTTGGTGGTCTTGTTGGTGGTCTTGTTGGTGGTCTTGTTGGGGGTCCTGTTGGTGGTCCTGTTGGTGGTCTTGTTGGTGGTCTTGTTGGTGGTCTTGATGGTGGTCTTGTTGGTGGTCCTGTTGGTGGTCTTGTTGGTGGTCTTGTTGGGGGTCCTGTTGGTGGTCCTGTTGGTGGTCCTGGTTCTGGTGATGGCGTCCATTCTGCGTCCCTTCGCTGCCATTCTTGTTCCTAAAGGGTTCATCCGGGCTCTTAATGGTACTGTTTGGGTTTCTTAAATCCCCAGTCTGGTCTCTATGGACTCGATCAGAACCATTTCCCCTCATATCCGCACTAGTGTAATTCCAGAGTTCATTAAGGCTCCCCTGGGCTCGTTTGGGTCTCCTTTGCCCCCCCTCTTGTCCCTCGTTAAGCCCCCCCATGCAGAACATCTTGTTGCTAAGCAGATTTGAAATGTTCGTATTTAGTCGGCACTCGTCCAGCGTTTTGTAGACGAACGTATTTTCCCCGGTGGCCCCCGTCCTCCCAGAATGCATCAGGATGTTCTCGCTGAAGTCCCTGGTGggggggaggcagaggtgggagaGGGCGGGGCCAAAGGTCAGGGGGCGGGACAACTCCAGCAAGACGAGGTCATCGTCACGGCAATGCTCACGGAAACGCTCGTGGATGTAGAGCGACCGCACAGCGACGAGTGTCTTTCTATCGCCTGGAAGAAGAAAAGATTAgtgaggcttttattttgaaaatcatcttaaatttcacaataaaacgcTGCAATAATATACCGGCGGCCACGGTGAAGTCAGAGGGTCGGGGGGGCCATGACACGCCCGTCAGGAGACATCGAGCCGAGGTCAGCACGGAGCGACGGCCAATCACAGCGCAGCTACACAGCGCTTCCCCTCTGCTGTCCAATAGGGACGCCTGCAGGagcaaaacaaacctgttaaatacagcatgacttcaccaccgctaagctaaagggacGTGATTGGTCGCCTCACCTGCCAGGGACAGTCTCCTCGAGGGCACAGCGTGGCGTTGATCTCGTCAGGAAGTCGTCCGCAGGTAAACTCGGCTGAGGACACAAACGTGGCGTTATTTCTCTCTATAGTTCTTGTATATTTTCTCGTGTTTTTTATCATCGTACCTTCAGCCCGGCAGCTCCGCCCGTCCTCCTGCAGTCTGAAGCCCGTCAGGCAGGAGCAGACGAACGAACCGACGGCCGCCTCGCACATCTGATCGCACGCCAACGGGCCGCCGATCGGACACTCAGAGATCTCTGAGACATTTAAACGGGTAGATCCTTTAGTccaaaatcattgaaaaacGAATGTGTTGCTGGTGGAGTACCGACCAAATAACGGCGTAAATAACAAGTTTGAATCAAGTGTTAATCGATGCCATGATGTTAGCCAACTATTTATTACAAAAACGCTGAAAAAAGCACACTAAACTAGCTTTGTTCGAAGCCACGCCCCCTGTTTGGAGGCGGAGCTAACATTGCGTTGGGCGTGGTCTAATCGGATATATTAAAAACCATTTTTATAAGGGTtcatttaaaatacaaatatatacagaGGAAATACAGATAAATTAGGGGAAATAAAACGTaatgaataaaatgtataatcaaATTAATATAGTACaaaataacaaataagattTAATTTATAGTTATAACCTATATATAATAACCTTTGGAGGTGACCAGCGGGGCGGTGGGGGGGTTTCCATCGGGGCCCGGGGCCCCCAGCTCACAGACAGGGCCGTagtgagggggggggcaggagcacaGGAACCCCCCCACCCGGTCCGTGCAGTTTCCTCCGTGCAGGCAGGGGTCCGGCTCGCACTGATCCCCGTCTGGAACAGAAATACAGAAATATAAATAatgatgacgaaaacaaagtaTTAGTTTAGAGTTGAAATGAAAACGTACCGTAGTAAACGGTCCAGAAGGCGTTCTGAAGACAAACAAAGACATTAAAAACGGTTTCAAAGTAATTTAAAATATTgccttaattattattataactatAGTTATCATATTTaataattaaaaatgttttacaaaAGAAAATAACTGTACTTAAATAAGAATTAACAAATatatttagataaataaaatatataaattgaagtattattacaaaatatatttagacaagaaaaataagaattaatctataataaaaaatatataacaaatACTAATATATTCTTTAATAATGTTTTCCCTCACCGTACTGGGCGTGTCCTCGAAGTATTCCCGCGCCTCCTCGTAGTTGCACCATTCCTCGACGCACTCCCTCTCGAGGTTCCCCTGCAGAATCTCCTCCACCAGGAACTTGTTAGCGCGCCGCGAGCGCAGGAACACGTCCTGGGGAGCCCGAAACACtgacaataaaataataaatactatTATATAAAACAGGTTAGCACGCCGCGAGCGCAGGGGGCCCGAAACActgacaataaaatataaaatataaaataaacctGTTTAACTGCATGCGACGTCCTGGTTGCGAGCGCCGCAAAAAACTACTAAATAATATCAAATAACAATCTTTGTAGTTTATAGATATTAtttttatgattatttttatGAATATAAAACGTAATAGTTATTCAAACTAATTCTTCATTTCGACACTGAGTGTATTTTAAGTTAAAAACCAGTGTTTTTGGCACCAATAGACTACCGTATGAACTGGATAATTTGTTTGTCTGAAATATCATATTGACCTTTCAGTTTCCCGCCCGATTGACCTGTGAATCAAACGACAGCTGATATTAGCACTAAGTTCGCAGTGTACCGATGTCTTACCTTGTCCTTGGATGAGAACCTGAAGGAAGCAAGCGGTTAGCGCCAGAAGAGACGCTCGAGCCGACATGATGCCGACCGCCATGACTCCGAGTGTCTGAACGCTGTTTACACACTGACGTCACACACTGATTTCTGTCGGGAGTCTTGTGATTAAATCAAACCAGACTTCATTCACAAATTTACCAATTTAAAAAAGCTTCGTCTTAATTTACGGAGTTAAGttttacacattttaaatagattttaaaACTCAATATTCCCAGAGGAGTGTGTTGCTCTAAAGAGTTAAACGGTATTTAAACGTCTCTTTGTAAACACTGCAGTGGACTCTGACCTGTTTTCTCTAAACAAGCAGCATCGGCCTCTGAACTCCAGGAGTCTGTTTATCCCCGGGTAAACAAGGGATTAATCATTTAAAATCATCCCCGTATAGACAGACGTGAAGGGGAGACATGATGCCCAACAAGACCCTTAGCCTATATAACCACATTACGTTACAAACCTTAAAATCTGTCATAACATATTCAAATATAACTGTTAAAATCTCCCAAAATCAAAGACGATGTGTTAAAATAATCTGCAATGAGATTCAATCACAAAagactgttgttgtttttatttatttatttagcttcTCTTTAAGATGAAAAGGCACATTTTAGACAGAACACACGAACACACAGTTTCTTACACAAatgtaatacattttaattgttagaTTGATCAAAATTGCACTTTTCCTTTCACAATACTGATCAAAAAGCTTCTTTGTCAGATGCCGCCCTTTAAATGAAAATATATCGATTAAAATaactatatataaaatataaaggaCCGAGACTCGAGCCCTGAGGAACCCCTAAAGTAATTATCAACATTATAACAGGGATTAGCTtgtttagctagctatgctatggcgtggtgtttacagaagcagcCTCCGGGCCGGGCCGCGGTGCCTCTTCCTCCGCCTGCCGCTCTTCTCTTTGGGCATCAGCTGCTCCATGCCACTGTTGATCCAGCGGATGTACTTGGACACCTGAGTGTAAACGCCGTATTTCCCTTTCCGCGCGCAGCCCTCGCCCCAGCTCACGATGCCGGTGATGAAGTACGTGTTTCCGTAGCGCGTGACGTGCGGTCCGCCGCTGTCGCCTTGGCACGAGTCCTTGGCTAGCGTGTCGTAGCCGGCGCAGAACATGTTGGTGGTGATGCGCAGCTGCGTGGACTCCTTGCAGGTGAGCCGGTCCACGTAAGGCATGGAGAGACGCTGCAGGATGGTGGATGGCTGCCGGCCCTCGCCCGTGCGCCCGAAACCACTCACCATGCCATCCGGCTCCCGCATCAACACCTGTAGAACCAGGGGGGGGAAGAGTTAGCACTGGAAGCTAACATATTCATACCACGGGGTAAAGAGTTAGCACTGGAAGCTAACATATTCATACCACGGGGTAAAGAGTTAGCACTGGAAGCTAACATATTCATACCACGGGGTAAAGAGTTAGCTCTGGAAGCTAACATATTCATACCACGGGGTAAAGAGTTAGCACTGGAAGCTAACATATTCATACCACGGGGTAAAGAGTTAGCACTGGAAGCTAACATTCATACCACGGGGTAAAGAGTTAGCACTGGAAGCTAATGTAATCATACCAGGGGGGTAAAGAGTTAGCACTGGAAGCTAATGTATTCATACCAGGGGGTAAAGAGTTAGCACTGGAAGCTAATGTATTCATACCAGGGGGTAAAGAGTTAGCACTGGAAGCTAATGTAATCATACCACGGGTAAAGAGTTAGCACTGGAAGCTAATGTAATCATACCAGGGGGTAAAGAGTTAGCACTGGAAGCTAACATATTCATACCAGGGGGTAAAGAGTTAGCACTGGAAGCTAATGTAATCATACCAGGGGGTAAAGAGTTAGCACTGGAAGCTAATGTATTCATACCAGGGGGTAAAGAGTTAGCACTGGAAGCTAATGTATTCATACCAGGGGGTAAAGAGTTAGCACTGGAAGCTAATGTAATCATACCACGGGGTAAAGAGTTAGCACTGGAAGCTAATGTAATCATACCAGGGGGTAAAGAGTTAGCACTGGAAGCTAACATATTCATACCAGGGGGTAAAGAGTTAGCACTGGAAGCTAACATATTCATACCAGGGGGTAAAGAGTTAGCACTGGAAGCTAATGTAATCATACCAGGGGGTAAAGAGTTAGCACTGGAAGCTAATGTAATCATACCACGGGGTAAAGAGTTAGCACTGGAAGCTAATGTAATCATACCAGGGGGGTAAAGAGTTAGCACTGGAAGCTAATGTATTCATACCACGGGGTAAAGAGTTAGCACTGGAAGCTAATGTATTCATACCAGGGGGTAAAGAGTTAGCACTGGAAGCTAATGTATTCATACCAGGGGGTAAAGAGTTAGCACTGGAAGCTAATGTATTCATACCAGGGGGTAAAGAGTTAGCACTGGAAGCTAATGTATTCATACCACGGGGTAAAGAGTTAGCTCTGGAAGCTAATGTATTCATACCACGGGGTAAAGAGTTAGCTCTGGAAGCTAATGTATTCATACCACGGGGTAAAGAGTTAGCACTGGAAGCTAATGTAATCATACCAGGGAGTAAAGAGTTAGCACTGGAAGCTAATGTAATCATACCAGCGGAGTAAGAGTTAGCACTGGAAGCTAATGTAATCATACCAGCGGGTAAAGAGTTAGCACTGGAAGCTAATGTATTCATACCACGGGGTAAAGAGTTAGCACTGGAAGCTAATGTATTCATACCAGCGGGTAAAGAGTTAGCACTGGAAGCTAATGTATTCATACCAGGGAGTAAAGAGTTAGCACTGGAAGCTAATGTAATCATACCAGCGGGTAAAGAGTTAGCACTGGAAGCTAATGTAATCATACCAGGGGGGTAAAGAGTTAGCACTGGAAGCTAATGTAATCATACCAGGGGGTAAAGAGTTAGCACTGGAAGCTAATGTATTCATACCAGGGGGGTAAAGAGTTAGCACTGGAAGCTAATGTATTCATACCACGGGGTAAAGAGTTAGCACTGGAAGCTAATGTATTCATACCAGGGGGTAAAGAGTTAGCACTGGAAGCTAATGTAATCATACCAGCGGGTAAAGAGTTAGCACTGGAAGCTAATGTATTCATATACCACGGGGTAAAGAGTTAGCTCTGGAAGCTAATGTAATCATACCAGGGGGGTAAAGAGTTAGCACTGGAAGCTAATGTATTCATACCACGGGGTAAAGAGTTAGCACTGGAAGCTAATGTATTCATACCAGGGG is drawn from Pseudochaenichthys georgianus unplaced genomic scaffold, fPseGeo1.2 scaffold_651_arrow_ctg1, whole genome shotgun sequence and contains these coding sequences:
- the pcid2 gene encoding PCI domain-containing protein 2, with the translated sequence MAHSTINQYLQQVYEAIDGRDGSFCSELLSFKHPHVANPRLQLASPEEKCQQLLEPPYDEMVAAHLRCTYAVSNHDFVEAYKFQTLVVQSFLRAFQSHKEENWALPVMFAVTLDLRIFANNAEQQLQKKGKGQPAEMLEKAAEQLMSCFRVCASDNRAGVEDSKKWGMMFLSNQLFKIYFKINKLHLCKPLIRAIDSSNLKNDFSPAQKVTYRYYTGRKAMFDSDFKPAEEFLSYAFHHCHRSSQRNKRMILIYLLPVKMLLGHMPTHQLLRKYDLMQFADVTKGVSEGNLLLLNEALNKHETFFIRCGIFLILEKLKIITYRNLFKKVYLLLRTHQLPLASFLVSLQMMQLQDVDLDEVQCILANLIYMGHIKGYISQQHQKLVVSKQNPFPALSSIS
- the LOC117443653 gene encoding coagulation factor X; this encodes MAVGIMSARASLLALTACFLQVLIQGQVFRAPQDVFLRSRRANKFLVEEILQGNLERECVEEWCNYEEAREYFEDTPSTNAFWTVYYDGDQCEPDPCLHGGNCTDRVGGFLCSCPPPHYGPVCELGAPGPDGNPPTAPLVTSKEISECPIGGPLACDQMCEAAVGSFVCSCLTGFRLQEDGRSCRAEAEFTCGRLPDEINATLCPRGDCPWQASLLDSRGEALCSCAVIGRRSVLTSARCLLTGVSWPPRPSDFTVAAGDRKTLVAVRSLYIHERFREHCRDDDLVLLELSRPLTFGPALSHLCLPPTRDFSENILMHSGRTGATGENTFVYKTLDECRLNTNISNLLSNKMFCMGGLNEGQEGGQRRPKRAQGSLNELWNYTSADMRGNGSDRVHRDQTGDLRNPNSTIKSPDEPFRNKNGSEGTQNGRHHQNQDHQQDHQQDPQQDHQQDHQQDHQQDHHQDHQQDHQQDHQQDHQQDPQQDHQQDHQQDHQQDHQQDHQQDHQQDHQQDHHQDHHQDHQQDHQQDHQQDHQQDHQQDHQQDHQQDHQQDHQQDHHQNHNQDHNRTPHGADRTLIGSETGHRTQNGAWRCSGLLPGAPVATVERGTAFLTGLLMTSSCGDGLVFTKLSRYLSWIRTRLEASEGHVTSQGHMTSQVLQYPEKP